The following coding sequences lie in one Arachis ipaensis cultivar K30076 chromosome B03, Araip1.1, whole genome shotgun sequence genomic window:
- the LOC107629603 gene encoding uncharacterized protein LOC107629603, protein MAYGDRNRGSSVFDGFTLSPLPYPVLMILALILIFLGVSWYFSYEEVVESAQVQLGWLLFATPVVLILIVRWLSSMENTEWFSGWDRRRRTTQGSSEGSSPWGVAALIVVLLILMQYQSIFRDNWFV, encoded by the coding sequence ATGGCTTATGGTGATAGAAACAGAGGATCCTCTGTTTTTGATGGGTTCACTCTGAGTCCCCTGCCATATCCTGTTCTGATGATCCTAGCACTGATCCTAATCTTCCTTGGAGTTTCATGGTACTTTTCATATGAAGAAGTAGTTGAAAGTGCTCAAGTGCAATTGGGGTGGTTACTATTTGCCACTCCAGTTGTGCTTATACTCATAGTTCGTTGGTTGTCATCAATGGAAAACACTGAGTGGTTCTCCGGTTGGGACAGACGCCGGAGAACCACCCAGGGATCCTCGGAGGGGAGCTCGCCATGGGGTGTGGCTGCCTTGATTGTTGTGTTGCTTATATTGATGCAATATCAATCCATCTTTCGTGATAActggtttgtttga